DNA from Xylanivirga thermophila:
TACAATTAGAATTAGCCATAGCGAGCACCTCACTGTATTATTTTTTTTTGGTTAAAAATATTATACATGATTTTCTCGCTATGGTTCTATATTTTTTTGGTGTTGCATTTAATTATACAACGAACCCTATAAAAACTGAGTAAATATTTGTATAAAACATATTGACATCTTGCGAAAGAATTGGTAATATATAAAATAATATCAAAATTGATGATGGAGAGAGAAGATCTGTACTATCACCTAAAGAGAGCCGGTGGTTGGTGTGAACTGGTGTGATAGCAGATTGTATGGTCACTCCTGAGATGTAGCTCTGAAAGGATTACAAAGTAGGGGCTAACGGGATGGCGCCGTTAAAAGCCAAGGGTTTGTTAGAACCTATTTTGAGGCTGTCTATTACTAAAAGATAGCAAAGCTTGGTGGTACCACGAAAGTAACCTTTCGTCCTTGTAAAAGGATGAGAGGTTTTTTTAATTTATATATTCTGCATGGTTAAAGACAGGAGGTTTTTTTGCCATGAAGATGACAGGGGCACAGGCAGTAGTTAAGGCGTTGGAACTTGAAGGAATAGAGGTTGTTTTTGGGTATCCTGGTGGCGCTGTGCTACCCATCTATGATGCGCTTAAATCATCTAGCATAAGAAATATATTAGTGCGTCATGAGCAGGCAGCAGCCCATGCAGCTAGTGGTTATGCCAGGGCATCTGGCAGAGTAGGAGTATGCATGGCCACATCTGGGCCGGGAGCCACAAATATAATTACCGGTATAGCCACGGCATATATGGATTCTATTCCAATAGTGGTTATAACCGGTCAAGTGCCTACCAGCATGATAGGTAGGGATGTATTCCAGGAAGTGGATATAACAGGTGCGACAGCGCCTTTTACAAAACACAATTATCTAGTAAAGCACGTTCAAGACATACCAAGAATAATGAAAGAAGCATTCTATATTGCCTCAACGGGCAGGCAAGGTCCCGTACTTATTGATATACCAAATGATATTGCAAAACAGACTTTGAAATTTGAATATAGTGAAGAAGTACATCTAAGGGGTTATAAACCCAATTATTCAGGTCATCCTCTGCAGATAAAAAGGGCAGCGGCTGTAATAAAGCAAAGCAAGCGCCCAACCATCTGTGTAGGTGGAGGGGTAATTAGCAGCAATAGTGCGGAACTGGTTTTAAGACTAGCTCAGAGGATAAATGCACCTGTAGTAAATACACTTATGGGAATAGGAGCTTTTCCAGCAAGTCATGGGCTATCTATGGGGATGATTGGCCAATATGGGATAGAGGCTGCAAATGAAGCAGTAGCAGGGGCAGATGTGCTTATTGTCCTTGGTGCCAGAATGGGCGATCGGGCTATTGGGTCAAGGAAGAAATTTGTCCAGGAATCACATGTAATACATATAGATATTGATCCTGCAGAAATTGGTAAAAATATAGATGTGGATACTCCAATAGTGGGCGATATAGCGGTGACACTTAGGGAGCTTTTGAAGCTTGATATATCCCGAGATGGTTTGGATTGGATAAATATATTAAAGGATAAGCAATCCATTTGTAGATATACAAATTCCCAAACTAGCCCGTTGGATCCGGTTTATATAATAAAGGCCTTATCTGCTAGTGTAAGGTCCGATACCATAGTGGTTACCGATGTAGGACAGCATCAGATATGGACGGGAAGATATTTTAAAATACAAAAGCCAAGGACATTTCTAACATCAGGGGGACTGGGGACTATGGGCTATGGATTACCGGCGGCTATAGGGGCAAAGATTGCATGTCCTAAAAAGCCTGTAATGCTCATATCGGGAGATGGTGGATTTCAAATGAGTATGGCAGAACTATCTACAGTAGTAAACCAAGGTCTTCCTTTAAAGATGATAATACTGGATAATGAAAGGCTTGGAATGGTAAGGGAACTCCAACAGCATTATTATGGGGGACGTTATTTTGGCATAGATATGGGAGGAAATCCTGATTTTATAACTATTGCAAAGGCTTATGGTATAAGGGGCATACAGATAGAAGAGGCGTCTCAGGTAATGGAGGCAGTAGATTATATAATAAATACCAAAGAAGCAATTCTTGCAAGATTTGTCATTGATCCCGATGCCAATGTCATACCTTTTAATGGGGAGGGTAAGAATGAAACATATATTGGGTGTACTGGTTGACAATAATCCAGGGGTGCTTTATAAGGTGGCAGGGCTCTTCAGTCGAAGGGGATTTAATATAGATAGTCTAACAGTGGGAGTCACTGAAGATCCAGATGTATCCCGTATGACTATTGTAGTAGATGGTGACAGCTATATTGTAGAGCAGGTTACAAAACAGCTAAATAAGCTAGTGGAAGTTATAAAGGTATCTGATATAAGTAATGATTCAGTGGTGAGGGAACTGGCACTTATAAAGGTTCGTGCTAATTCCAATGTCCGTAATGAGATTATACAGATAGTAAATATATTTAGGGCAAATGTAGTGGATATAGCAAAGGATTCTTTGACGATAGAGATAACCGGTGATGGTGAAAAAATAAGTGCACTGGAGGATATGCTAAAGGACTTTGGTATAAAGGAAGTGGTCAGAACGGGTATTATAGCCGTTGAACGGGGTAACAAAGTTATAAAATATACAAACTTACAGGAAGAGGAGGAATAAAAATGGCAAGGATGTATTATGAAATGGACGCCGATTTTAGCCTGTTAGATGGGAAAAAAGTAGCTATAATTGGCTATGGTAGTCAAGGGCATGCCCATGCACTAAACTTAAGGGATAGTGGAGTAGATGTAAGGATAGGGCTATACGAAGGCAGCAGATCATGGCAAAAGGCAATAGATGCTGGCTTTGCCGTTATGGAGGCGGGCAAGGCAGCAGCTGAGGCCGATATCACCATGATACTTATACCCGATGAAAAACAGCCTGAGGTCTATAAAAACAGTATCTCCCCAAATTTAAAAGCAGGAAGTGCCATTGCTTTTGCTCATGGATTCAATATCCACTTTAATCAGATAGTACCTCCAGAGAATGTGGATGTATTTATGGTGGCACCTAAGGGGCCTGGCCATACTGTTAGAAGTCAATACCAGGAAGGAAAGGGTGTACCGTGTTTATTTGCTGTATATCAGGACTATAGCGGTATGGCACAGGGTTATGCATTGGCATATGCCAAAGGTATTGGCGGGACTAGGGCTGGAGTTTTGGAGACCACATTTAAAGAGGAGACGGAAACAGATTTATTTGGTGAGCAGGCGGTGTTATGCGGTGGTGTTACTGAACTTATAAAGGCTGGATTTGATACCTTGGTAGAGGCAGGATATCAGCCTGAGGTGGCATATTTTGAATGCCTACATGAGATGAAATTAATAGTGGACCTTATAAATCAGGGCGGGCTTAGCTATATGAGATATTCCATAAGCG
Protein-coding regions in this window:
- the ilvB gene encoding biosynthetic-type acetolactate synthase large subunit, encoding MKMTGAQAVVKALELEGIEVVFGYPGGAVLPIYDALKSSSIRNILVRHEQAAAHAASGYARASGRVGVCMATSGPGATNIITGIATAYMDSIPIVVITGQVPTSMIGRDVFQEVDITGATAPFTKHNYLVKHVQDIPRIMKEAFYIASTGRQGPVLIDIPNDIAKQTLKFEYSEEVHLRGYKPNYSGHPLQIKRAAAVIKQSKRPTICVGGGVISSNSAELVLRLAQRINAPVVNTLMGIGAFPASHGLSMGMIGQYGIEAANEAVAGADVLIVLGARMGDRAIGSRKKFVQESHVIHIDIDPAEIGKNIDVDTPIVGDIAVTLRELLKLDISRDGLDWINILKDKQSICRYTNSQTSPLDPVYIIKALSASVRSDTIVVTDVGQHQIWTGRYFKIQKPRTFLTSGGLGTMGYGLPAAIGAKIACPKKPVMLISGDGGFQMSMAELSTVVNQGLPLKMIILDNERLGMVRELQQHYYGGRYFGIDMGGNPDFITIAKAYGIRGIQIEEASQVMEAVDYIINTKEAILARFVIDPDANVIPFNGEGKNETYIGCTG
- the ilvC gene encoding ketol-acid reductoisomerase produces the protein MARMYYEMDADFSLLDGKKVAIIGYGSQGHAHALNLRDSGVDVRIGLYEGSRSWQKAIDAGFAVMEAGKAAAEADITMILIPDEKQPEVYKNSISPNLKAGSAIAFAHGFNIHFNQIVPPENVDVFMVAPKGPGHTVRSQYQEGKGVPCLFAVYQDYSGMAQGYALAYAKGIGGTRAGVLETTFKEETETDLFGEQAVLCGGVTELIKAGFDTLVEAGYQPEVAYFECLHEMKLIVDLINQGGLSYMRYSISDTAEYGDYSVGKRIITDDTRAEMKDVLDEIQDGTFARNWILENQANRPHFNATRRREQSHLIEKVGRELRKMMPWLGGKEIE
- the ilvN gene encoding acetolactate synthase small subunit produces the protein MKHILGVLVDNNPGVLYKVAGLFSRRGFNIDSLTVGVTEDPDVSRMTIVVDGDSYIVEQVTKQLNKLVEVIKVSDISNDSVVRELALIKVRANSNVRNEIIQIVNIFRANVVDIAKDSLTIEITGDGEKISALEDMLKDFGIKEVVRTGIIAVERGNKVIKYTNLQEEEE